Proteins encoded together in one Sinorhizobium sp. B11 window:
- a CDS encoding alpha/beta fold hydrolase, with product MTDTVVLLHGIRRTSASMRKFENYLQTQGYITRNVDYPSSRYPIERLAEIIAEEVEDASKSNAEGRLHLAGHSMGGLVIRAMLENYRPSNLGRVVMIGTPNNGSQVADFLKKVPLYKSAYGPAGQQLVTDQSTFAHIFGPVDFELGIIAGTRTIDPVSSLIIGHRNANDGKVTVESTRLIGAADHIAIVANHTFIPSSKIMWAQALSFLRDGKFHR from the coding sequence ATGACCGACACCGTTGTTCTCCTTCACGGCATCAGGAGGACTAGCGCTTCCATGCGCAAGTTCGAAAATTACCTGCAGACCCAAGGCTACATTACTCGAAACGTTGACTACCCTTCGTCCCGCTACCCCATTGAACGGCTGGCAGAGATCATTGCGGAGGAAGTCGAAGATGCGTCTAAGAGCAACGCAGAAGGCCGTCTTCACCTGGCGGGACATTCCATGGGCGGATTGGTCATCAGGGCCATGTTGGAGAACTATCGACCATCAAATCTCGGGCGGGTGGTGATGATCGGGACTCCAAATAATGGCAGTCAGGTCGCAGATTTCTTGAAAAAGGTGCCGCTGTATAAATCAGCCTACGGCCCTGCCGGCCAGCAGCTCGTTACCGATCAGAGTACGTTCGCCCATATTTTCGGTCCGGTCGATTTCGAACTGGGTATCATCGCGGGTACCCGAACCATCGATCCCGTCTCGTCCTTGATCATTGGCCATCGAAACGCCAACGACGGTAAGGTGACTGTAGAAAGCACGCGACTTATCGGAGCTGCCGACCATATCGCAATCGTGGCCAATCACACTTTCATTCCATCAAGTAAAATCATGTGGGCGCAAGCCCTTTCGTTTCTTCGAGATGGCAAGTTCCACCGATGA
- a CDS encoding acyltransferase codes for MFIRGENPIRSSLRNGENHLPYRADIDGLRAIAILPVVLFHAGVPGLGGGFVGVDVFFVISGYLMCSLITGEMALGKFSLAGFYQRRIRRIFPALFAMMLTCAVVAWFAFMPQELLYFARSMTAASLFASNIQFAKEAGYFDIGAQMKPLLHTWSLAVEEQFYIGFPLLMILLQRLLPRQIMPVMLVALAASFAASIGVLNQNPTAGFYLSQYRVWELLIGVILGLGAIPELRSETGRQVLAAIGLVLIGIAVFVFTEKTAFRDLPHCCPVSARPASSMRALATASSADFWRYGRWFSWG; via the coding sequence ATGTTCATCAGGGGAGAAAATCCCATTCGATCTTCTCTTCGGAACGGTGAAAATCATCTACCCTATCGGGCCGATATCGACGGATTGCGCGCTATCGCCATCTTGCCGGTCGTTCTCTTTCACGCTGGCGTACCCGGTCTTGGTGGCGGTTTTGTCGGCGTCGATGTGTTTTTCGTCATCTCGGGATACCTGATGTGCAGCCTGATCACAGGCGAGATGGCACTCGGCAAGTTCAGTCTCGCGGGCTTTTATCAGCGGCGCATCCGTCGCATCTTTCCCGCCCTTTTTGCCATGATGCTGACGTGCGCCGTCGTGGCATGGTTCGCCTTCATGCCACAGGAGCTTCTGTATTTCGCCCGAAGCATGACCGCCGCCTCCCTCTTCGCGTCGAATATTCAGTTTGCCAAGGAGGCGGGATATTTCGACATCGGTGCCCAGATGAAGCCGTTGCTGCACACTTGGTCGCTTGCGGTTGAAGAGCAGTTTTACATCGGCTTTCCTCTTCTCATGATCCTGTTGCAGAGGCTGTTGCCGCGGCAGATCATGCCGGTCATGCTCGTCGCGCTGGCCGCATCCTTCGCTGCCAGCATCGGGGTGTTGAACCAAAATCCGACGGCGGGCTTCTACCTTTCGCAATATCGCGTCTGGGAGCTTCTGATCGGCGTCATCCTGGGCCTGGGGGCCATTCCCGAGCTACGCAGCGAAACAGGCCGACAAGTTCTGGCGGCGATCGGCCTCGTGCTGATCGGCATTGCGGTCTTCGTCTTTACGGAGAAAACGGCCTTCCGGGATTTGCCGCATTGCTGCCCTGTCTCGGCGCGGCCTGCATCATCCATGCGCGCGCTGGCAACGGCATCGTCGGCCGACTTCTGGCGCTACGGCCGATGGTTTTCGTGGGGCTGA